A region of Dermabacter vaginalis DNA encodes the following proteins:
- a CDS encoding ATP-binding cassette domain-containing protein, whose protein sequence is MSESARALLAVEDLSVHYLGQDRWVLQRPSLVHLSGQVTAVIGPSGCGKTTFVRAVCGLVPHCLPSEYSGSVQIAGAEIADATVQLIATNVAYVGQNPDAAVITRTVYDDVAFALQNLCLPVPEIDRRVREALAAVGLETKLWESPWRLSGGQRQRLAIAVALAMQPRLLVLDEPTSTIDTQGTDEFYSVIQQLVSDGVGIVVIDHDLDPVLPLCDHVIALNAQGAVIAQGTPHEVFLSHTAELEACGVWLPRALRDESPHHALTCEQAGIRVPRITDICGDSVQYQRRTEAGWETIDAIDTLDGGGSATVELADFCVPGRSPAISMRLRGGEFIALIGPNGAGKTSLLAALAGLIPSKAQRATVCGEVVRRGRHQVGYVFQNPEHQMVCSTVAGEISTGDVSASKAEAIVEQFHLSQYRDQHPLTLSGGQIRRLSVATMVAESRDVIVLDEPTYGQDWANTCELMAFIDELRAEGRTVIMATHDLELALSRCSHIIALPAAVSETRENAASAAPANPPSPSVPRGLFSSFNPVTLLLALIPAMVMVFVCKDPAVNVGVLIAASLAMVAARASRARTVMSLLAPWVIAAVLLPVFRYNYTIEEVSPLYNHGGELAAASGIGALLSLMLLSGISTHPEALLRTLTTTFKLPYRVTAAGAAAVAFVTRFRQDFQLLRTARALRGIGASWGPLAPAIRWVGSLVPLAILAVQHGERVALSMDSRGFGAYPRRTELQHTPWQVRDWCLVGLLWAVTALLWWWRQ, encoded by the coding sequence GTGAGCGAGTCCGCGCGGGCGCTCCTGGCGGTTGAGGATCTTTCCGTTCACTACTTGGGTCAGGACCGGTGGGTGCTGCAACGTCCAAGCCTGGTCCACCTGAGCGGTCAGGTAACGGCCGTCATTGGGCCCTCTGGATGCGGTAAAACTACCTTCGTCCGAGCCGTGTGCGGCCTTGTGCCCCACTGTCTGCCGTCCGAATACTCCGGCAGCGTTCAAATTGCCGGCGCCGAAATCGCCGACGCCACGGTCCAGTTGATCGCTACCAATGTCGCCTACGTGGGACAAAATCCGGATGCCGCAGTCATTACCCGTACGGTGTATGACGATGTCGCGTTTGCGCTGCAGAACCTCTGCCTGCCTGTTCCTGAGATTGATCGACGGGTACGCGAGGCATTGGCTGCGGTTGGTCTGGAGACCAAGCTGTGGGAGAGCCCATGGAGATTATCGGGCGGCCAACGCCAGCGCCTAGCGATCGCGGTAGCACTGGCTATGCAGCCCCGCTTACTTGTCCTCGATGAGCCAACATCGACTATTGACACGCAAGGCACGGACGAGTTTTACAGCGTCATCCAACAGCTGGTTAGCGATGGCGTGGGCATCGTGGTGATCGACCATGACCTCGACCCGGTCCTACCCCTGTGCGATCACGTCATAGCGCTCAACGCGCAGGGCGCGGTGATCGCGCAGGGAACTCCACATGAGGTTTTTCTCAGCCATACCGCGGAACTTGAGGCGTGCGGAGTGTGGCTGCCCCGTGCGTTACGCGACGAATCCCCGCACCACGCCTTGACCTGCGAGCAGGCGGGCATTCGAGTTCCCCGCATCACGGATATCTGTGGTGATTCGGTGCAATATCAGCGGCGCACCGAAGCAGGATGGGAAACCATCGATGCGATTGACACGCTCGACGGTGGAGGCAGCGCCACGGTAGAGCTGGCAGATTTCTGTGTTCCCGGACGTTCCCCAGCTATCTCTATGCGGCTACGGGGTGGCGAGTTTATCGCGCTTATAGGGCCGAATGGCGCAGGCAAAACATCCCTGCTCGCGGCGCTGGCGGGTCTCATACCATCAAAGGCACAACGCGCTACGGTCTGCGGAGAGGTTGTGCGGCGAGGGCGGCACCAGGTCGGCTACGTGTTTCAAAACCCGGAACATCAGATGGTTTGTTCCACCGTGGCTGGCGAAATCTCCACGGGGGATGTTTCCGCGTCTAAAGCCGAGGCTATTGTGGAGCAATTCCATCTCTCCCAGTATCGAGACCAACACCCGTTGACTCTCTCAGGCGGCCAGATTCGTAGACTATCGGTGGCTACGATGGTCGCCGAGAGCCGCGATGTGATTGTCCTTGACGAGCCCACGTACGGCCAGGACTGGGCGAATACCTGCGAACTCATGGCCTTCATCGACGAACTGCGCGCTGAGGGCAGAACCGTCATCATGGCCACCCACGACCTAGAACTTGCCCTATCACGCTGCAGCCACATCATCGCGCTACCTGCTGCCGTTAGCGAAACTCGTGAAAACGCCGCATCCGCAGCACCAGCGAACCCGCCTTCGCCGTCCGTGCCCCGTGGACTCTTCTCATCGTTCAATCCTGTGACGTTGCTATTGGCGCTAATCCCGGCGATGGTCATGGTGTTCGTATGCAAGGACCCGGCCGTCAATGTTGGAGTGCTCATCGCAGCGAGCCTGGCCATGGTAGCCGCGAGAGCGAGTCGCGCTCGAACGGTCATGTCACTGCTAGCACCCTGGGTCATCGCAGCTGTGCTACTGCCGGTGTTCCGCTACAACTACACCATTGAAGAGGTCAGCCCACTCTACAATCACGGTGGCGAGCTTGCGGCAGCGAGCGGTATCGGGGCACTGTTGTCCCTCATGCTGCTTTCAGGCATCAGCACTCATCCGGAAGCGCTGCTTCGCACGTTGACGACGACGTTCAAGCTTCCCTATCGGGTCACTGCGGCGGGAGCTGCGGCTGTCGCCTTCGTCACTCGTTTCCGGCAAGATTTCCAGCTGTTGCGCACAGCGCGGGCATTGCGGGGTATTGGGGCATCATGGGGGCCGTTAGCGCCCGCAATTCGATGGGTGGGTTCCCTCGTGCCGCTGGCGATCCTCGCCGTCCAGCACGGCGAACGGGTTGCCCTGTCGATGGATTCACGTGGCTTTGGCGCCTATCCGCGGCGCACGGAACTCCAACACACACCGTGGCAGGTGCGAGATTGGTGCCTGGTGGGCCTCCTTTGGGCCGTTACTGCGTTGCTGTGGTGGTGGCGCCAATGA
- a CDS encoding ABC transporter ATP-binding protein, with amino-acid sequence MWNLMIRVVNRAELRTLVGWFAFSAVLQGITLALMIPFLRALFSRSETLGTWLVVVAILGAITVTVDTFAMYRSYRISVYEVCDTLIDRVADHVLQLPLGWFNAKREADVANATSKEINTLSHLASMVIPNLCNAFIVPLVMLVATAFIEWPLAVVMAVSILPFILTWRKMSAATTRANDMEDRTSAAAAGRLIEFARLQPVLRATGAATSWDPVQETLQADSEATLAGLRIKGRPAQGFNLIANVTFAVVLALGLSFVTGARLDPIAYLVIAAVSARMLLPLTKAALYASEVDNAAVALRQMGIILDAAPLAEPDSEQAREPRGTSIDFRGVSFSYESGRPVLDDVSLTAPQGAVTALVGPSGAGKSTILRLTARFWDVDAGSVTIGGVDVREIPTTRIMELTSMVFQDTYLFDTTIRENLRIARPNATDAELEEAARKARLDRVIEALPHGWDTEVGPAGQSLSGGERQRVAIARAFIKDAPILLLDEITSALDGENESAISDVISQLSEGRTVIVVAHRLSTIDSADQVVFLEPLADGAIVAETGTPKELSSRPGRFHDFVAAADASYRWQLRHTSD; translated from the coding sequence ATGTGGAACCTAATGATCAGGGTCGTCAACAGGGCCGAGTTGCGTACGTTGGTGGGCTGGTTCGCCTTCTCCGCTGTCCTACAAGGCATCACACTGGCGTTGATGATCCCCTTCCTTCGGGCATTATTCTCCCGCTCTGAAACCCTTGGCACCTGGCTCGTCGTCGTTGCCATCCTCGGCGCGATCACGGTGACGGTCGACACCTTCGCGATGTACCGCTCCTATCGGATCAGCGTCTATGAAGTATGCGATACCTTAATTGATCGCGTAGCAGATCATGTCTTGCAGCTGCCGCTTGGGTGGTTTAATGCCAAACGCGAAGCGGACGTGGCTAATGCGACATCCAAGGAGATCAACACCCTGTCGCATCTGGCATCAATGGTGATCCCGAACCTGTGCAACGCCTTCATCGTGCCGTTGGTGATGCTCGTTGCCACCGCATTCATTGAGTGGCCGTTAGCTGTGGTCATGGCAGTGTCGATCTTGCCGTTTATTCTCACGTGGCGGAAAATGTCGGCGGCAACAACCAGAGCCAATGACATGGAAGACCGTACCTCGGCCGCCGCAGCCGGCCGGTTGATTGAGTTCGCCAGGCTACAACCGGTGCTTCGAGCCACGGGTGCCGCGACGTCGTGGGACCCCGTACAAGAGACTCTGCAAGCCGACTCTGAGGCGACGTTGGCCGGGCTTCGGATCAAGGGCCGACCTGCCCAAGGATTCAACCTCATCGCTAACGTGACTTTCGCGGTGGTGCTCGCCTTGGGGCTGTCGTTCGTGACCGGAGCGCGTCTGGACCCGATTGCGTATCTGGTGATCGCGGCGGTCAGTGCGCGCATGCTGCTGCCGCTCACAAAAGCCGCGCTCTACGCATCTGAGGTCGATAACGCCGCAGTGGCGTTGCGCCAGATGGGAATAATCCTTGATGCCGCGCCACTTGCCGAACCTGATTCCGAGCAGGCACGGGAACCGCGTGGGACGTCGATTGATTTCCGAGGAGTGTCGTTTTCCTACGAGTCAGGCCGGCCTGTCCTAGACGATGTCTCGCTCACCGCCCCGCAGGGAGCAGTCACCGCACTAGTGGGGCCGTCAGGGGCCGGGAAGTCGACGATCTTGCGTCTCACCGCAAGGTTTTGGGATGTCGACGCCGGTAGCGTGACCATCGGCGGGGTGGACGTGCGCGAGATTCCAACCACGCGGATCATGGAGCTGACCTCGATGGTGTTCCAGGACACCTACCTGTTTGACACCACGATCCGGGAGAATCTGCGGATTGCCCGTCCCAATGCGACGGACGCCGAGTTGGAAGAAGCAGCTCGCAAGGCGAGACTTGATCGGGTGATTGAGGCGCTGCCTCACGGTTGGGATACCGAAGTGGGGCCTGCCGGGCAGAGCCTGTCTGGAGGTGAGCGCCAACGAGTGGCAATCGCTCGGGCATTCATCAAGGATGCTCCGATACTGCTGCTCGACGAGATTACCTCGGCGCTGGACGGCGAGAATGAATCGGCGATTAGCGACGTCATCAGTCAACTATCTGAGGGCCGCACTGTGATCGTGGTAGCGCACAGACTATCCACCATAGATAGCGCCGATCAGGTGGTCTTCCTCGAACCCTTAGCGGACGGTGCTATCGTCGCCGAAACCGGCACGCCTAAGGAATTGTCTAGTCGGCCCGGACGGTTCCACGATTTCGTGGCTGCCGCCGATGCGTCGTATCGTTGGCAGCTGAGACACACCTCAGATTAG
- a CDS encoding ECF transporter S component produces the protein MMVASLSVVGLIILIPLSYIAPAGAASQSAVWLGVSLLGLWVIPYLLPLAVVRRPGASLLAALIIGVVSVFTTPTGPAAIVGNVIGGLLVEFPMALMLYRKWTWWAYLISAAFFGAFNSLLYLTLLKHAVGISVSGLIVLVGVTSSVIGGLAVVGLTRLLNNAGVGVGVDHRE, from the coding sequence ATGATGGTGGCCTCCCTGTCGGTGGTCGGCCTCATCATCCTCATCCCACTGAGCTACATCGCGCCGGCGGGTGCGGCTTCGCAGAGCGCAGTCTGGCTCGGGGTGTCCCTTCTCGGACTTTGGGTCATTCCCTACCTCCTTCCTCTGGCCGTTGTGCGAAGGCCGGGCGCTTCGCTGCTGGCCGCGCTGATCATCGGAGTTGTGAGCGTATTTACTACTCCCACTGGGCCTGCCGCGATTGTCGGTAACGTCATTGGCGGGCTCCTGGTTGAGTTTCCCATGGCGTTGATGCTGTACCGGAAGTGGACGTGGTGGGCGTATCTGATCTCCGCCGCATTCTTCGGGGCATTTAACAGCCTGTTGTACCTCACGCTGCTCAAGCACGCGGTGGGAATCTCGGTATCGGGACTGATCGTGCTGGTGGGAGTCACGTCGTCCGTCATTGGCGGTTTGGCCGTCGTCGGACTAACCCGTTTGCTCAACAATGCAGGCGTAGGCGTAGGCGTAGACCATCGTGAGTGA
- a CDS encoding recombinase family protein, with protein sequence MKKTSCEKMAAQLIADGRVPHQADNKLPGEWVRHILKNPHYTGDLLLGRWSTPEGRPGRAVRNTGQLPQYLVENAIPAIIDRDTFTAVQTEITRRRELGARANWSIETVALTAKIKCVSCNCSFVRNIRNPKTQNSISTEHWICTERKKGRKTGCDTCEISDTALKGFIAQVLDIETFDQEVFNERIDHIDVQGKDHYTFHYTDGTSSSHTWRPNLKKSS encoded by the coding sequence ATGAAGAAGACCTCGTGCGAAAAGATGGCCGCACAGCTCATCGCTGACGGTAGGGTTCCGCACCAGGCTGATAACAAGTTGCCCGGGGAATGGGTCCGTCACATCCTGAAGAACCCGCACTACACCGGCGACCTCTTGTTAGGGCGATGGTCCACTCCGGAGGGCAGGCCTGGACGAGCAGTGCGCAACACCGGCCAGTTGCCGCAATACCTGGTGGAAAACGCGATCCCCGCGATCATCGACCGCGACACCTTCACCGCTGTACAAACCGAGATCACACGCCGCCGTGAACTCGGGGCCCGGGCGAACTGGTCCATCGAAACTGTGGCGTTGACGGCGAAGATCAAATGCGTGTCCTGCAACTGCTCGTTCGTGCGCAACATACGCAATCCGAAAACCCAAAACTCGATCTCCACCGAGCACTGGATCTGCACCGAACGCAAGAAAGGCCGCAAAACCGGATGCGACACCTGCGAGATCTCTGACACGGCACTCAAAGGCTTCATCGCCCAAGTCCTTGACATCGAGACCTTCGACCAAGAGGTGTTCAACGAGCGTATCGACCACATCGACGTGCAGGGAAAAGACCACTACACGTTTCATTACACCGATGGCACCAGCAGCTCGCACACGTGGCGACCAAACCTGAAGAAGAGCTCGTGA
- a CDS encoding ABC transporter ATP-binding protein, with protein MSISVAALIRPAKGAMVLSAVLTALGAIVTLVPFVALHNMAAIWLDGQVRTGWTGKPWVWAVIAVLSLFVGQLLYLFGLGVTHEAEAKLRHRLRGNVVQALGSLPLGRVSQVPHGAIRKMVCDDTAAIHTLVAHVPGDVTNAVVSMVVGLGYLVWVDWRLALALFGTWAVAIMIIVSTTMRGYSDITERFGHAQTALAAATVEMLEGIKEIKNFQATDATRTRFNAARQQFSAISFDWVRRSGRAISLLGSLLRPATVFVTVALLAALFVAQDWSTLSATLPFFLIAPGIPEGFTVLVGLMQHIYESQLAARTTAELLSEKPMPEGSRTQEEGPNPGQVEVCEVSFSYEPDVPVVHGVSFTAEPGTVTALVGPSGGGKSTLARLIARFYDVNDGVVRISGVDVREASFSWLLSRVAIVLQDVTLSNDSVHTNIALSKPSATRAEVEAAARAACIHDRIMRLPEGYDTVLGEVGGFLSGGERQRITLARAYLQDAPILILDEATAQADPQSERAIHEALSTLASGRTVIIIAHRLATIRDADQILVIEDGHITQRGRHEDLVDQAGTYSEMWRAQELHYMA; from the coding sequence GTGAGTATTTCCGTCGCCGCACTAATCCGCCCGGCCAAGGGCGCGATGGTCCTTTCCGCAGTCCTCACAGCCTTAGGCGCTATCGTCACGCTGGTGCCGTTCGTCGCCTTACACAACATGGCCGCGATCTGGCTTGACGGGCAGGTGCGCACCGGCTGGACCGGAAAGCCGTGGGTTTGGGCCGTGATAGCGGTGCTTTCGCTGTTCGTGGGCCAATTGCTCTACCTGTTTGGATTGGGTGTCACCCACGAGGCAGAAGCCAAGCTCCGACATCGGTTGCGCGGCAATGTGGTCCAAGCGCTGGGCAGTTTGCCCTTGGGTAGGGTCTCGCAGGTGCCGCATGGGGCCATCCGCAAGATGGTGTGTGACGATACCGCAGCTATCCATACTCTCGTTGCGCATGTTCCCGGTGATGTCACCAACGCCGTGGTCTCGATGGTCGTAGGCCTCGGGTATCTCGTGTGGGTCGATTGGCGACTGGCGCTCGCGCTCTTTGGAACGTGGGCCGTAGCGATCATGATCATCGTCAGCACGACCATGCGCGGCTATAGCGATATCACCGAGCGATTCGGACATGCCCAGACCGCACTGGCCGCAGCCACCGTCGAAATGCTTGAGGGCATTAAGGAGATCAAGAATTTCCAGGCCACCGATGCGACCCGAACGCGCTTTAACGCCGCCCGCCAGCAATTTTCTGCCATCTCCTTCGACTGGGTTCGTCGCTCCGGCAGAGCGATTAGTCTGCTCGGTTCGCTACTGCGTCCAGCCACGGTCTTCGTCACGGTCGCGTTACTGGCGGCGCTATTCGTCGCGCAGGATTGGAGCACGCTGTCGGCGACGCTGCCATTCTTCCTGATCGCTCCCGGTATCCCGGAGGGGTTCACGGTGCTAGTCGGTCTGATGCAGCATATCTATGAGTCGCAGCTGGCGGCTCGCACCACGGCAGAGCTGCTTTCCGAGAAACCCATGCCCGAAGGCAGCCGCACCCAAGAAGAGGGCCCAAACCCCGGCCAAGTTGAGGTCTGTGAGGTTTCCTTCTCCTACGAGCCTGACGTGCCCGTTGTGCACGGTGTCTCCTTTACGGCTGAGCCCGGAACGGTCACGGCTCTGGTGGGCCCGTCGGGCGGAGGGAAGTCCACACTGGCCCGGCTGATTGCGCGCTTTTACGACGTCAATGATGGCGTGGTACGCATCAGCGGTGTGGATGTGCGCGAGGCGAGTTTTTCGTGGCTACTTTCCCGCGTCGCGATCGTCCTACAGGACGTAACGTTGTCGAACGATTCGGTCCATACCAATATCGCGCTGTCGAAACCGTCGGCAACGCGCGCCGAGGTCGAGGCAGCAGCCCGTGCGGCATGCATCCACGATCGCATTATGCGTCTGCCCGAGGGGTATGACACCGTGCTTGGCGAGGTTGGTGGCTTCCTCTCGGGCGGTGAGCGGCAACGCATCACCCTGGCGCGAGCATACTTGCAGGATGCGCCGATCTTGATTCTCGACGAGGCCACCGCGCAAGCAGACCCCCAGTCGGAGCGTGCGATCCACGAAGCGCTCAGCACCTTGGCATCCGGGCGCACGGTGATCATCATCGCGCATCGACTCGCCACCATCCGAGACGCCGACCAGATCCTCGTGATTGAGGACGGCCACATCACTCAGCGTGGTAGGCACGAGGACTTGGTCGACCAAGCGGGGACCTATAGCGAGATGTGGCGGGCCCAAGAACTCCATTACATGGCCTAA